The uncultured Methanomethylovorans sp. genome contains a region encoding:
- a CDS encoding AI-2E family transporter, producing the protein MERSFKMAMALLLLVVLAAVLTDALLPYINALLGAFILYVILRPTYQFMVRRGHLPKGISALMTIALSFLLILVPLYFLISTIATELQNSLQYINNIPIYAGVVNTFLENLHLEQLPINIDIKTKVVEMASYIANYSSMVLLSAVQSLGQRFLEFTIMYFLLYYLLTGEDSDFAKSLYLAIPFNKENSDKLLQEFRSIVKTTLVSSLIMGIMQGGLLAVAFFLLGIQGAILWGAVAAILSFVPIVGATVVWAPAAIIQLIQQDYFAAVGILVAGIFISSIDNVVRPFVQKKLGSLHPLTSLLGIIIGINLFGLIGLVVGPLLLSYFLLIVRMFHEEYIETYQKM; encoded by the coding sequence ATGGAACGCTCCTTTAAGATGGCAATGGCACTTTTGTTACTGGTTGTGCTTGCAGCCGTGCTTACAGATGCTCTCTTGCCATACATCAATGCATTACTGGGAGCATTCATCCTTTACGTCATCCTGCGTCCCACATATCAGTTCATGGTCAGAAGGGGCCATTTACCAAAAGGCATTTCTGCCCTTATGACTATTGCCCTCTCTTTCCTTCTCATATTGGTACCTTTGTATTTCCTGATCTCGACTATAGCCACGGAACTACAGAATTCCTTGCAATATATTAACAACATTCCCATCTATGCCGGAGTTGTGAACACTTTCCTGGAGAACCTGCATCTGGAACAATTGCCAATAAACATTGATATAAAGACAAAAGTTGTAGAGATGGCTTCTTATATTGCCAATTACAGTAGTATGGTGTTGCTTAGTGCAGTACAAAGTCTGGGCCAGCGTTTTCTGGAATTTACTATAATGTATTTTCTGTTATACTACTTATTAACTGGAGAAGATTCGGATTTTGCGAAGAGTCTATATTTAGCTATTCCCTTCAACAAGGAAAATTCCGACAAACTGCTGCAAGAGTTCAGGTCAATAGTCAAAACCACCCTTGTTTCATCTCTTATCATGGGTATTATGCAGGGAGGGCTGCTCGCTGTAGCCTTTTTCCTGTTGGGTATACAGGGTGCCATTCTCTGGGGTGCGGTTGCTGCAATTCTCTCCTTCGTTCCCATAGTAGGCGCAACTGTCGTATGGGCTCCTGCGGCCATCATCCAGCTGATACAGCAAGATTACTTTGCTGCGGTGGGCATCCTCGTTGCAGGAATCTTCATAAGTTCCATAGACAACGTCGTAAGACCTTTTGTCCAGAAAAAACTTGGCTCCCTGCATCCTCTGACTTCCTTACTGGGAATTATTATCGGGATCAATCTATTCGGTCTTATAGGGTTAGTAGTGGGACCGCTTTTACTATCATATTTCCTGCTGATTGTGAGGATGTTCCATGAAGAGTACATCGAAACTTATCAAAAAATGTAA
- the ppsA gene encoding phosphoenolpyruvate synthase, whose protein sequence is MNMKSSVRYIRWFEEIRIQDIPSVGGKNASIGEMYRELQSSGIKVPNGFAITADAYWYMLQAAGAVDALKNTMKGLDTSNVKDLSIRGRKARDIILEAGLPDDLWAEIKSSYDKLCQEYGPDTDVAVRSSATAEDLPFASFAGQQETYLNVHGYPALKIACIRCFASLFTDRAISYRVTNNFDHFKVGLSIGVMKMVRSDLASSGVIFTLDTESGFNDVVFITGAYGLGENIVQGAVNPDEFYVFKPTLKAGYKPIVQKKLGSKDIKMIYGVGDSKIQTRNIDVPESDRRRYCINNEEILTLAKYAVTIEDYYSDKSGKLIPMDIEWAKDGMTGELFIVQARPETVQAHRLRDVLETYYLDQHSTVLAEGRSVGSKIASGKAHVITEVSQLPNFHPGEILVADTTTPDWEPVMKTAAAIVTNKGGRTCHAAIVSRELGIPAVVGTENATEKLSTSTEATVSCAEGDVGRVYEGILPFHVETVDLKGLKRPKTEIMMNLGNPEEAFSLSMIPNDGIGLARLEFIITSYIKVHPMALVHPEKVKDETTLSNIKQLTRGYGSMTDYFVEKLAQGVGTIAAAFYPKPVIVRMSDFKSNEYASLLGGKYFEIEENNPMLGFRGASRYYDDRYREGFALECQAMKKVRDEMGLKNLILMIPFCRRVEEAKKVIAEMEKNGLKRGENDLRVYVMCEIPNNVLLVDEFSKYFDGFSIGSNDLTQLTLGVDRDSEILASSFDERDPGVMKIVSMAIEGAKRNGKHSGLCGQAPSDYPEFAEFLVREGIDSISLNPDSIMNITMKVLETEEKSK, encoded by the coding sequence ATGAATATGAAGTCTAGTGTAAGATACATTCGCTGGTTTGAGGAAATAAGGATACAGGATATACCGTCTGTCGGAGGCAAAAATGCCTCAATAGGAGAAATGTATAGGGAATTGCAAAGCTCAGGAATCAAAGTTCCAAACGGTTTCGCCATTACCGCAGATGCGTACTGGTATATGCTACAGGCCGCAGGCGCTGTCGATGCCCTGAAAAATACCATGAAAGGGCTCGATACTTCTAACGTAAAGGACTTGTCCATAAGAGGCCGCAAAGCAAGGGATATTATTTTAGAAGCTGGGCTTCCTGATGACCTCTGGGCAGAAATTAAATCATCCTACGACAAGCTTTGCCAAGAGTATGGTCCTGATACAGATGTTGCAGTCCGCAGTTCAGCCACTGCCGAAGACCTTCCCTTTGCTTCTTTCGCCGGTCAGCAGGAAACATATCTTAATGTGCATGGCTATCCAGCCCTGAAGATCGCATGTATCCGCTGTTTTGCTTCCCTGTTCACCGACCGGGCCATATCTTACCGCGTCACAAATAACTTTGATCATTTCAAGGTTGGCCTTTCCATTGGTGTTATGAAGATGGTACGCTCGGACCTTGCTTCCAGTGGCGTGATATTCACTCTTGATACGGAGAGCGGTTTTAATGATGTGGTTTTCATTACAGGTGCTTATGGCCTGGGTGAGAATATTGTTCAAGGAGCCGTTAATCCCGATGAGTTCTACGTATTCAAGCCCACGCTTAAAGCAGGTTACAAGCCCATTGTCCAGAAAAAGCTGGGCAGCAAGGACATAAAAATGATCTATGGTGTTGGGGATTCCAAAATCCAGACTCGCAATATAGATGTCCCTGAATCAGACAGGCGCAGGTATTGCATAAACAATGAGGAAATACTAACCCTGGCCAAGTATGCTGTCACTATAGAAGACTATTATTCAGACAAATCAGGCAAGCTCATTCCTATGGATATAGAATGGGCCAAGGATGGTATGACAGGTGAGTTATTCATAGTACAAGCCAGACCGGAAACGGTACAGGCTCATAGGTTACGGGACGTCTTGGAAACCTATTATCTGGACCAGCACAGCACAGTACTTGCTGAAGGCAGGAGCGTGGGAAGCAAGATAGCATCCGGCAAAGCCCATGTCATCACTGAGGTCTCCCAGCTTCCCAATTTCCATCCAGGTGAGATACTTGTAGCCGATACCACCACTCCTGACTGGGAACCGGTCATGAAGACAGCAGCTGCCATAGTCACTAATAAAGGTGGCAGAACATGCCATGCAGCCATTGTGAGCCGAGAGTTAGGTATCCCTGCAGTGGTTGGTACGGAAAATGCAACTGAAAAACTCAGTACAAGTACAGAAGCAACCGTAAGCTGTGCAGAAGGAGATGTGGGCAGGGTATACGAAGGCATTCTGCCTTTCCATGTAGAAACAGTGGATCTAAAAGGTCTCAAGCGTCCCAAAACCGAAATAATGATGAACCTCGGTAATCCTGAAGAAGCCTTTTCCCTTTCCATGATCCCAAACGATGGTATAGGACTGGCACGGCTGGAGTTTATAATCACCAGCTACATCAAGGTTCACCCCATGGCTCTGGTACATCCCGAAAAAGTAAAGGACGAAACTACACTTTCCAATATCAAGCAACTGACCCGGGGCTATGGCAGTATGACAGATTATTTTGTTGAAAAGCTGGCCCAGGGAGTGGGCACGATCGCTGCGGCCTTTTATCCGAAGCCAGTGATAGTGCGCATGAGTGACTTCAAGTCCAACGAATACGCGAGTCTACTGGGAGGTAAGTACTTCGAGATAGAAGAAAACAACCCCATGCTGGGATTTAGGGGCGCTTCCCGATACTATGACGACAGGTACCGTGAAGGCTTTGCTCTGGAATGTCAGGCGATGAAGAAAGTACGGGATGAAATGGGTCTTAAGAACCTCATCCTGATGATACCCTTCTGCCGCCGGGTTGAAGAGGCAAAGAAAGTTATCGCAGAGATGGAAAAGAATGGACTTAAGAGAGGAGAGAATGACCTACGGGTCTATGTGATGTGTGAGATCCCGAACAACGTCCTCCTTGTGGACGAGTTCAGCAAGTATTTTGACGGTTTTTCAATAGGCTCCAATGATCTCACACAGCTTACCCTGGGAGTGGATAGGGATTCGGAGATCCTCGCATCCTCCTTCGATGAACGAGATCCAGGTGTTATGAAAATAGTATCCATGGCGATAGAGGGGGCTAAACGCAATGGTAAGCACAGCGGCCTCTGCGGCCAGGCACCTAGTGATTATCCTGAATTTGCCGAGTTCCTTGTAAGGGAAGGCATAGATTCTATTTCCCTTAATCCAGATTCCATCATGAATATCACCATGAAAGTGCTGGAAACAGAAGAAAAAAGCAAATAA